From Verrucomicrobiota bacterium, one genomic window encodes:
- a CDS encoding thioredoxin family protein, with protein MRFDDGESRYSRYARRSQTQQKRLIIYIVVLVGVLVAMFALKRGRSSIDWAPSFEAAKARASAEDKPILAFFYMGDSEDCQRMARDTFGDPAVRARAAGFVCVRLDAEAHPETAKRCLVNVLDYPAVAFLSPAGERLLVFWGDRDPRHMLREMDTAMEEWQLSRIVESPSLPPRSAEPSRGDADSSEPTSQAESPGSPAPDGD; from the coding sequence ATGCGTTTTGACGATGGCGAGTCGAGATACAGCCGCTACGCGAGGCGGTCACAGACGCAGCAGAAGCGCCTGATCATCTACATCGTGGTCCTTGTCGGCGTCCTGGTGGCGATGTTCGCCCTCAAGCGCGGACGCTCGTCGATCGACTGGGCGCCGTCGTTCGAGGCGGCCAAGGCCCGCGCAAGCGCCGAGGACAAGCCGATCCTCGCCTTTTTCTACATGGGCGACAGCGAAGACTGCCAACGCATGGCGCGCGACACCTTCGGTGACCCTGCTGTCCGCGCCAGGGCTGCCGGTTTCGTCTGCGTGCGCCTCGACGCCGAGGCGCATCCCGAGACCGCCAAGCGCTGTCTGGTCAATGTGCTCGATTACCCCGCCGTCGCCTTCCTCTCGCCCGCCGGCGAGAGGCTGCTTGTCTTCTGGGGCGATCGCGACCCGAGGCACATGCTCCGCGAAATGGATACGGCAATGGAGGAGTGGCAACTGAGCCGGATCGTCGAAAGCCCCTCGCTCCCGCCGCGCAGCGCCGAGCCTTCGAGGGGCGACGCCGACTCGTCCGAGCCGACCAGCCAGGCAGAGTCGCCCGGATCGCCCGCACCGGACGGCGACTGA
- a CDS encoding tetratricopeptide repeat protein, translating into MSLLFKIYTILKGHPPPELPEEWSWPSGMRKFGFWAPLGCLIAAGFLYLFFPDWAEAPRHKYLNPSPYWDMLLWGAGGSAGIALFVFLQNKRWLDVLYLLFSYVGFGLWIAAYVVAPRGGRIALVLTGALAVSGWGVFTGTRRLRRTRDARARVNTASELLRQGQTRKALALLDVAVRNDERNALGWLTRGLVLAQTGRDEEAIANLTSAIELEPHLLLALKTRGVLHAREGRHQAAAADFSSALIEHPDDGDLYVHRAEAFIALEAYDRAWGDAKRADKRGHPEAPHLLQKLRHLAPGYESRGQV; encoded by the coding sequence GTGAGTCTGCTCTTCAAGATCTACACGATCCTCAAAGGGCATCCGCCACCCGAGCTACCCGAAGAGTGGTCTTGGCCGAGCGGCATGCGCAAGTTCGGCTTCTGGGCCCCGCTCGGTTGTCTCATTGCCGCGGGTTTCCTCTACCTGTTCTTTCCCGACTGGGCGGAAGCTCCTCGACACAAGTACCTCAATCCTTCGCCGTACTGGGACATGCTTCTGTGGGGTGCGGGCGGGAGTGCAGGCATCGCCCTGTTCGTGTTCCTCCAGAACAAGCGCTGGCTCGACGTGTTGTACCTTCTCTTCTCGTATGTCGGATTTGGCTTGTGGATCGCCGCTTACGTTGTCGCACCGCGCGGGGGCCGGATCGCGCTCGTTCTCACGGGTGCCCTTGCCGTGTCCGGCTGGGGCGTCTTCACCGGGACCCGCAGGCTACGCCGGACGCGCGATGCTCGCGCGCGCGTCAACACCGCCTCCGAGTTGCTCAGGCAGGGCCAAACCCGCAAGGCCCTCGCCTTGCTCGACGTCGCGGTGAGGAACGACGAGCGAAACGCGCTCGGCTGGCTCACTCGCGGCCTCGTGCTGGCCCAGACCGGCCGCGACGAGGAAGCGATTGCCAACCTCACGAGTGCCATCGAGCTTGAGCCCCACCTGCTCCTCGCCCTCAAGACTCGCGGCGTCCTCCACGCACGCGAAGGGCGACACCAGGCAGCCGCCGCCGACTTCTCCAGCGCCCTCATCGAACATCCCGACGATGGCGATCTCTATGTCCACCGCGCCGAAGCGTTCATCGCCCTTGAGGCCTATGACCGCGCTTGGGGTGACGCCAAGCGGGCCGACAAGCGCGGCCATCCCGAAGCCCCTCACCTGCTGCAGAAACTCCGCCACCTCGCCCCAGGCTACGAGTCTCGCGGCCAGGTGTAG